A window of Aeromicrobium duanguangcaii genomic DNA:
GTTGGTGGCCGTGGTCGCCCTCGCGCTGGCCGCCTGTGGTGACTCGAAGGAGTCACCCGACGCTCCGACGACGCCCACCATCACCCCCGCACCCTCGCGTGGGGTGCCCGCGGGCGTGAAGGAGAGCATCGACACGCCGGCCGGGGTCGTCGTGGGCAAGAGCGGCCAGATCCACGTCGTGACGTACGGCAGCAGCTCCAATCCCGCGGTGGTGCGAGGCGTCAGCGCCGAGGACCAGACCGTCACCGTCGACGTCAGCGAGGTCCCGGGGCGCGCCGCCACGATGGACTACGTGCCCACCACGTCGACCTTCTCCCTGCCCGAGAGCGTGGACGGCAAGAAGCCGATCGTGTTCCGACTCGGCGAGTTCGGCGCGGTCACGGTCGAGTCCTACGAGCCCGGCGCCCAGGCGTGGATCACGAGGCCCGAATGAGCACCACGATCAGCGCCGTCCAGGGTGACATCACGACCCTCGAGGTCGATGCCATCGTCAACGCCGCGAACAACGCGATGCGCGGTGGTGGCGGCGTCGACGGGGCGATCCACGCGGCCGGTGGACCGGACGTCCTGGCCGACTGCATCGCGCGGTTCCCCCACGGCTTGGCCACCGGCGACGCGGGCTGGACGACCGCGGGCGACCTGCCGGCCCGATGGATCATCCACACGGTCGGACCCAACCGTCACGCGGGCCAGACGGATCCGGACCTGCTGGAGTCCTGCTACCGCCGGTCCCTGGAGGTCGCCGACGAGCTCGGTGCGCGCGAGGTCGCGTTCCCGCTGATCGGCGCCGGCGTCTACGGCTGGTCGAAGACCGACTCGGTGGCCGCCGCCGTCCGCGCGGTCCGCTCCACGCCGACGGCGGTCGAGCGCGTGCTGCTCGTGGGCTACGACGCGGCGGCTCGCGACGAGATCGAGTCGGCGCTGCGCTGACCGAGGCGGTTGACTGTCCCCATGGCGACTCGGCTGCTGATCATCGCGGACACCCACCTGCCCAAGCGGGCGAAGGACCTCCCGGAGCAGGTGTGGCACGAGGTGGACGCGGCGGACGTGGTGATCCACGCCGGTGACTGGGTGTCGGTCGATCATCTGAACGACCTCGAGAAGCGCTCCCGACGCCTCGTGGCCGTGTACGGGAACAACGACCACGGACAGTTGCGTGAGCGCCTGTCGCTGGTGGCGCGTGCCGAGATCGACGGCGTTCGGTTCGCGGTCGTGCACGAGACCGGACAGGCGAAGGGCCGCGAGGAACGCTGCAGCGCCGACTACGTCGACGTCGACGTGTTGGTGTTCGGACACAGCCACATCCCGTGGGACACGACGGCCGAGAGCGGGCTGCGGCTGCTGAACCCCGGCTCCCCCACCGACCGGCGCCGTCAGCCGTTCTGCACGTACATGACCGCAGTCGCGGATGCGGGAACGCTGCGGGATGTGACGTTGCACCGGCTGCCGCCCAGAACCCCCGTCACGCCCCTGCGCCCGCGCTAGGGTCCGGGCATGAGCGAACGCGCCCGGGCCGTCATCGCGGGTTGGAACGGATTCATCGGGCACCGCCTGGTCGAGGACCTCCGCTCCCGCGGGTATGACGTCGTGCGCGTCGGTCGCACCGGACCGGACGCCACGTGGTCCGACCCCGCCTCACTGCGTCGTGTGGTCGACGGGGCCGACCTGGTCGTCAACCTCGCGGGCAAGAGCGTCGGGCGCCGGTACACCGACGCGAACCGCGACGAGATCCTGCGTTCCCGCATCGACACGACCCGCCAGCTCCGTGACGCGATCACCACGGCGGCGCAACCGCCCCGGCTCTGGATGAACGCCAGCACGGCGACGATCTACCGCTACGCCCTGGATGGTCCGCAGACCGAGTCCGAGGGCGAGCTGGGCTCCGGATTCTCGGTGGACGTGGCACGCGCCTGGGAGGACGAGCTCTTCGCCGGCGACCTTCCCGGCACCCGACGCGTGGCGCTGCGCATGGCCATCGTGCTCGGCGGACCCGCCTCCGATCTGCTCGCCCGCGTGGCCCGCCTCGGCCTCGGCGGTCCGCAGTACGACGGCCGCTGGTTCCAGCACCGTCGCTACCGGGGCATCGGCGAGAACCCGTCCGGCGGACCTGTGCCGATCCACCATTCCCACGGCCGCCAGAAGTTCTCCTGGATCCACATCGACGACGTCCTCTCCTCGATGCAGTTCATCGACGACCACCCCGAGCTCGACGGTCCGGTGAACCTCTCGGCGCCGCACCCCGCCGACAACCGCACCCTGATGGCCGAGCTGCGCCGCGCCGTGCGGATGCCCATCGGCCTACCTGCCACCCGGTGGATGCTCGAAC
This region includes:
- a CDS encoding O-acetyl-ADP-ribose deacetylase produces the protein MSTTISAVQGDITTLEVDAIVNAANNAMRGGGGVDGAIHAAGGPDVLADCIARFPHGLATGDAGWTTAGDLPARWIIHTVGPNRHAGQTDPDLLESCYRRSLEVADELGAREVAFPLIGAGVYGWSKTDSVAAAVRAVRSTPTAVERVLLVGYDAAARDEIESALR
- a CDS encoding metallophosphoesterase family protein gives rise to the protein MATRLLIIADTHLPKRAKDLPEQVWHEVDAADVVIHAGDWVSVDHLNDLEKRSRRLVAVYGNNDHGQLRERLSLVARAEIDGVRFAVVHETGQAKGREERCSADYVDVDVLVFGHSHIPWDTTAESGLRLLNPGSPTDRRRQPFCTYMTAVADAGTLRDVTLHRLPPRTPVTPLRPR
- a CDS encoding epimerase — its product is MSERARAVIAGWNGFIGHRLVEDLRSRGYDVVRVGRTGPDATWSDPASLRRVVDGADLVVNLAGKSVGRRYTDANRDEILRSRIDTTRQLRDAITTAAQPPRLWMNASTATIYRYALDGPQTESEGELGSGFSVDVARAWEDELFAGDLPGTRRVALRMAIVLGGPASDLLARVARLGLGGPQYDGRWFQHRRYRGIGENPSGGPVPIHHSHGRQKFSWIHIDDVLSSMQFIDDHPELDGPVNLSAPHPADNRTLMAELRRAVRMPIGLPATRWMLEPALWVLRNESELLLKSRWVLPERLESAGFAFAWPELGPALDDTVGGRRGRLERAM